The Populus alba chromosome 4, ASM523922v2, whole genome shotgun sequence genome contains a region encoding:
- the LOC118055137 gene encoding transcription factor BIM2 isoform X2, giving the protein MVKSAKSQLDEEDEPEDYDSSSYKGEVVKPESKSSEPKANANRSKHSETEQRRRSKINERFQALRDLIPQNDQKRDKASFLLEVIEYIQFLQEKLQMYEGSYEGWSQEPAKLLPWIDRASADSLLDHTQVMKNGSAHENSVMLANVHNSIESDMGAAAMYKTLDHPHGPTNPAIPFDAQTPSNVFAAVGRGGLPTQSLQESVSDVENMAYQLQSQLLHGRPCATECSTPNNTLNGQEDLASDSLSVNISNAYSQQILNTLTQALQSSGVDLAQTSIGVQIDVGKRENSTTAVAAPSSKVNQYLSNQLSVQDGAGSSAENSEQAHKRPRREKC; this is encoded by the exons ATGGTGAAATCAGCGAAGTCTCAGCTCGACGAAGAAGATGAACCTGAAGACTACGACTCGTCGTCCTACAAAG GGGAAGTAGTGAAACCAGAGAGTAAAAGCAGCGAGCCGAAGGCGAATGCGAACCGGTCCAAGCATTCTGAGACAGAGCAGCGTAGAAGGAGCAAGATTAACGagag GTTCCAGGCTTTGAGAGATCTTATTCCCCAAAATGATCAGAAAAGAGATAAGGCTTCGTTCTTGTTAGAG GTTATAGAGTACATTCAGTTTTTACAAGAAAAGTTACAAATGTATGAGGGATCATATGAAGGTTGGAGTCAGGAGCCAGCTAAATTATTGCCATGG ATTGATCGTGCTTCTGCCGACAGCCTACTCGATCATACACAAGTTATGAAAAATGGTTCTGCTCATGAGAATAGTGTCATGCTTGCAAATGTACATAACTCAATAGAATCTGACATGGGCGCTGCTGCAATGTACAAAACATTGGATCATCCCCATGGGCCCACCAACCCAGCAATTCCATTTGATGCGCAGACACCATCGAATGTATTTGCTGCTGTTGGGAGGGGTGGTTTGCCTACACAGTCTTTGCAGGAATCTGTTTCTGATGTTGAGAACATGGCTTACCAGCTTCAATCCCAGCTGTTGCATGGTAGACCATGCGCTACTGAGTGTTCTACTCCAAACAATACACTGAATGGACAGGAGGACTTGGCGAGTGACAGTCTATCAGTTAATATCTCAAATGCCTATTCTCAACA GATACTGAATACTCTGACCCAGGCACTACAATCTTCGGGTGTGGATCTAGCACAGACAAGCATCGGAGTGCAAATTGATGTTGGCAAACGAGAAAATAGTACAACTGCTGTGGCAGCACCCAGTTCAAAG GTAAACCAGTATCTAAGCAATCAACTAAGCGTACAAGATGGAGCTGGGAGCAGTGCAGAAAACTCAGAACAAGCTCATAAGAGgccaagaagagaaaaatgctAG
- the LOC118055135 gene encoding GDSL esterase/lipase 7, with the protein MENIKVMGFTLFVFSVGLLHFISLACGAPLAPALFVFGDSLFDSGNNNLLPTVSKANFKPYGVDFVRGDTGRFSNGRLVPDFIAEFLGLPYPPPSISIRISTPVTGLNYASASCGILPETGQFLGKCLSLDDQIDLFQHTVKSSLPKHFKGRPKEQSEHLSKSIFVVCIGSNDYMSNYLKLNAYDTSKLYSPQAFAQHLLDKLSAQFRRLHSLGARKVVMYEIGPIGCTPSMTRKKKHSGKCVEESNQLVAYFNDDLLGMLQNLTSTLPNSIFVRGHAHWLGYDAIINPSKYGLLDTSNPCCKTWANGTSACIPELKPCPNPNQHYFFDGYHLTETAYSVLAGACINDRSVCSPTLRELVQM; encoded by the exons ATGGAGAATATTAAAGTGATGGGTTTTACACTGTTCGTCTTCTCTGTTGGGCTCCTTCATTTCATCTCTTTGGCCTGCGGTGCACCTCTTGCACCGGCACTGTTCGTCTTCGGCGATTCGTTGTTCGATAGCGGCAATAACAATCTCTTGCCAACCGTTTCGAAGGCTAATTTCAAGCCTTATGGTGTTGATTTTGTCAGAGGAGATACAGGAAGATTCAGTAATGGTAGATTGGTTCCAGATTTTATAG CTGAATTTCTGGGGCTGCCGTATCCTCCGCCGTCTATAAGCATCCGGATATCCACACCGGTTACTGGTTTGAATTACGCGTCAGCATCTTGTGGCATTCTTCCTGAAACTGGACAGTTTTTG GGAAAATGCTTGAGTTTGGATGATCAGATTGATTTATTTCAGCATACAGTTAAGTCAAGCTTGCCAAAGCACTTCAAAGGAAGGCCAAAGGAGCAATCGGAGCACTTGTCGAAGTCTATTTTTGTAGTTTGCATTGGCAGTAATGACTACATGAGCAACTACCTGAAGCTCAATGCATATGACACAAGCAAACTTTACTCTCCTCAAGCATTTGCTCAACACCTTCTCGATAAACTATCAGCACAATTCCGG AGACTACACAGTTTAGGAGCCAGGAAAGTTGTGATGTATGAGATTGGACCCATTGGTTGCACCCCCTCgatgacaaggaaaaaaaaacatagtggAAAATGTGTTGAAGAATCAAACCAGCTTGTTGCTTACTTCAACGATGATCTTCTTGGAATGCTTCAGAATCTGACATCCACTCTCCCCAACTCCATTTTCGTTCGTGGTCATGCTCATTGGCTAGGCTATGATGCAATCATCAATCCTTCTAAATATG GATTACTTGACACAAGCAACCCATGCTGCAAAACTTGGGCCAATGGGACCTCTGCTTGCATTCCTGAGCTAAAACCGTGCCCTAATCCAAACCAGCACTACTTTTTTGATGGTTATCACCTTACTGAAACTGCATATTCAGTCTTAGCAGGGGCCTGTATCAATGATAGATCGGTTTGCTCTCCTACTCTAAGAGAACTTGTACAAATGTAA
- the LOC118055136 gene encoding malate dehydrogenase, chloroplastic, giving the protein MAATSAATFSAGSTVACGTKASQLPQSKPSAVRFKSQKSLATFSGLKAATFVKCESESHFLGKESSAALRGSVVPKAKNSSQKSQYHLNPQASYKVAILGAAGGIGQPLALLVKMSPLVSALHLYDIANVKGVAADISHCNTPAQVLDFTGASELPNSLKGVDVVVIPAGVPRKPGMTRDDLFNINASIVKNLVEAVADNCPDAFIHIISNPVNSTVPIAAEVLKKKGVYNPKKLFGVTTLDVVRANTFVAQKKDLKLIDVDVPVVGGHAGITILPLLSKTKPSVSFTDEEVQELTVRIQNAGTEVVEAKAGAGSATLSMAYAAARFVESSLRALDGDADVYECSFVQSDLTELPFFASRVKLGRKGVEALISSDLQGLTTYEQEALEALKPELKASIEKGIASAQKQPVGA; this is encoded by the coding sequence ATGGCGGCAACATCAGCAGCTACCTTTTCAGCTGGATCTACTGTCGCCTGTGGCACCAAAGCAAGCCAACTCCCACAATCAAAACCTTCCGCTGTAAGATTCAAGTCCCAGAAATCACTTGCAACCTTCAGTGGTCTCAAGGCAGCTACGTTTGTGAAGTGTGAGTCAGAGTCACATTTCTTAGGCAAGGAAAGTAGTGCAGCCCTTCGAGGCTCTGTTGTAccaaaagctaaaaattcaaGCCAAAAGTCACAGTATCACCTAAACCCACAGGCATCCTACAAAGTGGCAATTCTTGGAGCTGCTGGAGGGATAGGCCAGCCCCTAGCACTTCTAGTTAAGATGTCTCCATTGGTTTCAGCCCTGCACCTCTATGATATAGCAAATGTCAAGGGAGTTGCTGCTGACATCAGTCACTGTAATACCCCTGCGCAAGTTTTGGATTTCACAGGGGCTTCTGAGTTACCCAATTCTCTGAAGGGTGTCGATGTTGTTGTCATACCTGCTGGGGTTCCAAGGAAGCCTGGTATGACCCGGGATGACCTCTTCAACATCAATGCCAGCATAGTGAAGAACTTGGTTGAGGCTGTGGCTGATAACTGCCCTGATGCTTTCATCCACATTATCAGCAATCCAGTAAACTCTACAGTGCCAATTGCAGCTGAAGTTTTGAAGAAGAAGGGTGTGTATAATCCAAAGAAGCTCTTTGGCGTTACTACACTTGATGTCGTGAGGGCAAATACATTTGTTGCTCAGAAGAAAGACCTCAAGCTTATTGACGTGGATGTGCCAGTGGTGGGAGGGCATGCAGGGATAACTATTCTTCCCCTTCTATCAAAGACAAAACCCTCTGTTAGTTTCACTGATGAGGAAGTGCAGGAGCTAACTGTAAGGATCCAGAATGCAGGCACAGAAGTTGTGGAGGCAAAGGCAGGGGCAGGGTCTGCAACCCTGTCAATGGCATACGCCGCGGCCAGATTTGTCGAATCTTCTCTTCGTGCTTTGGATGGGGATGCTGATGTCTATGAGTGCTCGTTTGTGCAATCTGATCTTACTGAGCTTCCATTCTTTGCTTCTAGGGTAAAACTTGGAAGGAAGGGGGTTGAAGCTCTCATATCATCTGACCTCCAAGGGCTGACTACGTATGAACAGGAGGCACTGGAAGCTCTCAAGCCTGAACTGAAGGCCAGCATTGAGAAGGGTATTGCATCTGCTCAGAAGCAACCAGTTGGTGCATAG
- the LOC118055137 gene encoding transcription factor BIM2 isoform X1: protein MVKSAKSQLDEEDEPEDYDSSSYKGEVVKPESKSSEPKANANRSKHSETEQRRRSKINERFQALRDLIPQNDQKRDKASFLLEVIEYIQFLQEKLQMYEGSYEGWSQEPAKLLPWKIDRASADSLLDHTQVMKNGSAHENSVMLANVHNSIESDMGAAAMYKTLDHPHGPTNPAIPFDAQTPSNVFAAVGRGGLPTQSLQESVSDVENMAYQLQSQLLHGRPCATECSTPNNTLNGQEDLASDSLSVNISNAYSQQILNTLTQALQSSGVDLAQTSIGVQIDVGKRENSTTAVAAPSSKVNQYLSNQLSVQDGAGSSAENSEQAHKRPRREKC, encoded by the exons ATGGTGAAATCAGCGAAGTCTCAGCTCGACGAAGAAGATGAACCTGAAGACTACGACTCGTCGTCCTACAAAG GGGAAGTAGTGAAACCAGAGAGTAAAAGCAGCGAGCCGAAGGCGAATGCGAACCGGTCCAAGCATTCTGAGACAGAGCAGCGTAGAAGGAGCAAGATTAACGagag GTTCCAGGCTTTGAGAGATCTTATTCCCCAAAATGATCAGAAAAGAGATAAGGCTTCGTTCTTGTTAGAG GTTATAGAGTACATTCAGTTTTTACAAGAAAAGTTACAAATGTATGAGGGATCATATGAAGGTTGGAGTCAGGAGCCAGCTAAATTATTGCCATGG AAGATTGATCGTGCTTCTGCCGACAGCCTACTCGATCATACACAAGTTATGAAAAATGGTTCTGCTCATGAGAATAGTGTCATGCTTGCAAATGTACATAACTCAATAGAATCTGACATGGGCGCTGCTGCAATGTACAAAACATTGGATCATCCCCATGGGCCCACCAACCCAGCAATTCCATTTGATGCGCAGACACCATCGAATGTATTTGCTGCTGTTGGGAGGGGTGGTTTGCCTACACAGTCTTTGCAGGAATCTGTTTCTGATGTTGAGAACATGGCTTACCAGCTTCAATCCCAGCTGTTGCATGGTAGACCATGCGCTACTGAGTGTTCTACTCCAAACAATACACTGAATGGACAGGAGGACTTGGCGAGTGACAGTCTATCAGTTAATATCTCAAATGCCTATTCTCAACA GATACTGAATACTCTGACCCAGGCACTACAATCTTCGGGTGTGGATCTAGCACAGACAAGCATCGGAGTGCAAATTGATGTTGGCAAACGAGAAAATAGTACAACTGCTGTGGCAGCACCCAGTTCAAAG GTAAACCAGTATCTAAGCAATCAACTAAGCGTACAAGATGGAGCTGGGAGCAGTGCAGAAAACTCAGAACAAGCTCATAAGAGgccaagaagagaaaaatgctAG